In a genomic window of Flavobacteriales bacterium:
- a CDS encoding acyl-CoA thioesterase yields the protein MNRASRPISDSYSETTHVVLPNDTNTLGNLFGGRLLQWLDISCAISAHRHCKRTVVTVAVNHVGFDRPIKLGDFVTIRSHVSRAFGSSMEVWSDVSVEDQVTGEKIPCNSAIYTFVAVDHAGRPVQVPEAEPTNDEERRRYDGALRRRQLRLILSNKMKPDEATELKKLFS from the coding sequence ATGAACCGCGCATCACGCCCCATCAGCGACAGCTACTCAGAGACCACGCACGTGGTGCTGCCCAACGACACCAATACGCTCGGGAACCTCTTCGGAGGGCGGCTGCTGCAATGGCTCGACATCAGCTGCGCCATCAGCGCGCACCGGCACTGCAAGCGCACCGTGGTCACCGTGGCCGTGAACCACGTGGGCTTCGATCGGCCCATCAAGCTCGGCGATTTCGTCACCATCCGCAGCCACGTGAGCCGTGCCTTCGGCAGCAGCATGGAGGTGTGGAGCGATGTTTCCGTGGAGGACCAGGTGACCGGGGAGAAGATCCCGTGCAACAGCGCCATCTACACCTTCGTGGCGGTGGATCATGCGGGAAGGCCCGTGCAAGTGCCCGAGGCCGAGCCCACCAACGATGAAGAGCGCCGCCGCTACGATGGCGCCTTGCGCCGCCGGCAATTGCGGCTCATCCTCAGCAACAAGATGAAGCCCGACGAGGCCACGGAGCTGAAGAAGCTGTTCAGCTGA